In Leifsonia sp. ZF2019, a genomic segment contains:
- a CDS encoding ABC transporter permease → MTATTTAPARRSAPDFRTLLHAREAGVFAALVLLVVLGTVLSPSFLQAGNLLSVGQQVSQIGIMAIGATFVIINGEIDLSVGSIYALSAIATGMAIAGGVAWPLAILIGLAVGVVAGLVNGLAVVLLGVPSFIVTLGSLSVFRGVALLISDGKPISLSTSQAGVADFNLLGQGRLFGVVPMQLIIFAVIIVLGVVLLSRSRLGFNTYAVGGNREAARLVGINVGAVKLTAFVLSGFTAAVAGVLGLSFLSYVQGVTGTGLELTVISAVIIGGAALFGGSGTMWGTVIGVLFIGILQNILNINGISSFWQTVVTGLVIVAAVAADTWQRKRKTRA, encoded by the coding sequence ATGACCGCCACCACCACCGCCCCCGCGCGACGCAGCGCACCCGACTTCCGCACGCTCCTGCACGCCCGCGAGGCCGGCGTCTTCGCGGCCCTCGTGCTGCTGGTGGTGCTCGGCACCGTGCTCTCGCCGAGCTTCCTGCAGGCGGGGAACCTGCTCTCGGTCGGCCAGCAGGTGTCCCAGATCGGCATCATGGCCATCGGCGCCACCTTCGTCATCATCAACGGTGAGATCGATCTGTCGGTCGGTTCGATCTACGCGCTCTCGGCGATCGCGACCGGTATGGCGATCGCGGGCGGAGTCGCGTGGCCGCTCGCGATCCTGATCGGCCTCGCGGTCGGTGTGGTCGCCGGCCTCGTCAACGGGCTCGCGGTGGTCCTGCTCGGGGTGCCGTCGTTCATCGTCACGCTGGGCAGCCTGAGCGTGTTCCGCGGCGTCGCGCTCCTGATCTCCGACGGCAAGCCGATCTCGCTGAGCACCTCCCAGGCCGGAGTCGCCGACTTCAACCTGCTCGGCCAGGGGCGCCTCTTCGGGGTCGTGCCCATGCAGCTCATCATCTTCGCCGTCATCATCGTGCTGGGCGTCGTGCTGCTGTCGCGCTCACGCCTCGGCTTCAACACCTACGCCGTCGGCGGCAACCGGGAGGCCGCCCGCCTCGTCGGCATCAATGTCGGCGCGGTGAAGCTCACCGCGTTCGTCCTCTCCGGATTCACCGCGGCGGTCGCCGGCGTGCTCGGCCTGTCGTTCCTGAGCTACGTGCAGGGCGTCACCGGGACCGGCCTGGAGCTGACCGTCATCTCGGCCGTCATCATCGGCGGCGCAGCCCTCTTCGGTGGTTCCGGCACGATGTGGGGAACCGTCATCGGCGTCCTCTTCATCGGCATCCTGCAGAACATCCTCAACATCAACGGCATCTCGTCCTTCTGGCAGACCGTCGTCACCGGTCTCGTCATCGTCGCGGCTGTCGCCGCGGACACCTGGCAGCGCAAGCGCAAGACGCGCGCCTGA
- a CDS encoding ribokinase — MTLESMKIAVVGSYGAGLTMRVPRSPEAGETLSGGVFDSGPGGKGSNQAVAAARLGAQVSLLTAVGADDFGRAAHELWAREGVDASKTLTGRGATMVGFILVEPSGENRIAIAPGALDELDTAAVDAFRDEIAAADILVVSMEIPLDAVVHALRVAREVGTRTLLNPAPARALPDDAWELIDIITPNQTEAPVLLGRAPGDGATERDLVAALRGRTGGAVLLTRGASGALLADADGEREIAPVAPTAVVDTTGAGDAFTAALAVAVAAGAPLADAAAYAAHAGAHTVAAPGVVPALPTADQLPALPTTPTPGSIGPAR; from the coding sequence ATGACGCTCGAATCGATGAAGATCGCCGTGGTCGGCAGTTACGGCGCCGGGCTCACCATGCGCGTCCCGCGCTCGCCTGAGGCCGGCGAGACCCTCAGCGGAGGCGTGTTCGACTCCGGACCGGGCGGCAAGGGCTCCAACCAGGCGGTGGCGGCCGCGCGTCTCGGCGCGCAGGTCAGCCTCCTCACCGCCGTCGGAGCCGACGACTTCGGCCGCGCCGCTCACGAGCTGTGGGCGCGCGAGGGAGTCGACGCGAGCAAGACGCTCACCGGGCGCGGTGCCACGATGGTCGGCTTCATCCTCGTCGAGCCGTCGGGCGAGAACCGCATCGCGATCGCCCCCGGCGCGCTCGACGAGCTCGACACGGCTGCGGTCGACGCCTTCCGGGACGAGATCGCCGCCGCCGACATCCTCGTCGTGTCGATGGAGATCCCGCTCGACGCCGTCGTGCACGCCCTCCGCGTCGCACGGGAGGTCGGGACCCGCACGCTGCTCAACCCCGCGCCGGCCCGCGCCCTTCCCGACGACGCGTGGGAGCTGATCGACATCATCACGCCCAACCAGACGGAGGCGCCGGTGCTGCTCGGCCGCGCGCCCGGCGACGGAGCGACCGAGCGCGACCTGGTCGCCGCCCTGCGCGGCCGCACCGGCGGCGCCGTCCTCCTCACCCGCGGGGCCTCCGGAGCCCTCCTGGCGGATGCGGACGGGGAGCGCGAGATCGCACCCGTCGCGCCCACGGCGGTCGTCGACACGACCGGCGCCGGGGACGCCTTCACGGCGGCCCTCGCCGTCGCGGTCGCGGCGGGCGCCCCGCTCGCCGACGCGGCCGCGTACGCCGCTCACGCGGGCGCGCACACCGTCGCCGCGCCGGGCGTCGTCCCCGCGCTCCCCACGGCCGATCAGCTCCCGGCCCTCCCCACCACCCCGACCCCCGGCTCGATTGGACCCGCCCGATGA
- a CDS encoding SRPBCC family protein, whose product MAGTIVVERTLRIAATPEDLQRRLADLPGWVDWSPWEGLDSALDRDYAGEPGTVGSSYAWSGNRKAGAGRMQVTAVDPDGVGIALDFTKPFRSSNRIRFVLTPEGDGTRVTWRMESPKTFLSRVFSIEKLVGKDFEKGLRQLKQVVEG is encoded by the coding sequence ATGGCCGGAACGATCGTCGTGGAGCGCACTCTCCGCATCGCCGCGACTCCCGAAGACCTGCAGCGCCGCCTCGCCGACCTCCCCGGCTGGGTGGACTGGTCGCCGTGGGAGGGCCTCGACTCCGCGCTCGACCGCGACTACGCGGGCGAGCCGGGTACGGTCGGCTCCAGCTACGCCTGGTCGGGCAACCGCAAGGCGGGCGCCGGGCGCATGCAGGTCACCGCGGTGGACCCCGACGGTGTCGGGATCGCGCTCGACTTCACCAAGCCGTTCCGATCGAGCAATCGCATCCGCTTCGTGCTCACCCCGGAGGGGGACGGCACCCGCGTGACCTGGCGCATGGAGAGCCCGAAGACGTTCCTGTCGCGCGTGTTCAGCATCGAGAAGCTGGTCGGCAAAGACTTCGAGAAGGGGCTGCGCCAGCTCAAGCAGGTCGTGGAGGGGTAG
- a CDS encoding 5'-3' exonuclease → MLLDSASLYFRAFYGVPDTVRSPEGEPVNAVRGFLDIIARLVADFGPESLVACWDDDWRPRWRVDLIPSYKAHRVAREVPGGVDVEETPAELIAQVPVIREVLGALGIAIVGVAQHEADDVIGTLASQRTGPADVVTGDRDLFQLVDDAHDVRVVYTARGMSNLEVLTDEVVAGKYGVRPDQYADFAAMRGDSSDGLPGVAGVGEKTAAALLAEYGSLDAIRAAAADASSAMKPAVRARFLAAAAYLDVAPRVVEVVRDLELPAVDTRLRRPQEHQREALDALAARWGLGGSLDRLLAALPD, encoded by the coding sequence ATGCTCCTGGACTCCGCGTCGCTCTACTTCCGCGCCTTCTACGGCGTGCCCGACACGGTGCGCTCCCCCGAGGGCGAGCCGGTCAATGCGGTGCGCGGCTTCCTCGACATCATCGCCCGTCTCGTCGCCGATTTCGGACCCGAGTCGCTCGTGGCGTGCTGGGACGACGACTGGCGGCCCCGGTGGCGTGTCGACCTCATCCCGAGCTACAAGGCGCATCGGGTGGCGCGGGAGGTTCCGGGTGGCGTGGACGTGGAGGAGACCCCCGCGGAGCTGATCGCGCAGGTACCCGTGATCCGGGAGGTCCTGGGCGCGCTCGGGATCGCGATCGTCGGGGTCGCGCAGCACGAGGCGGACGACGTGATCGGCACCCTCGCGTCTCAGCGGACCGGACCGGCGGACGTCGTGACCGGCGACCGCGACCTCTTCCAGCTCGTGGACGACGCCCACGACGTCCGCGTCGTCTACACCGCACGCGGCATGAGCAACCTCGAGGTTCTGACCGACGAGGTCGTCGCGGGCAAGTACGGGGTGCGGCCCGATCAGTACGCGGACTTCGCCGCCATGCGCGGCGACAGCTCCGACGGGCTGCCCGGCGTGGCGGGCGTCGGCGAGAAGACCGCGGCCGCGCTTCTCGCCGAGTACGGGTCGCTCGACGCAATCCGGGCCGCCGCGGCTGACGCCTCGAGCGCGATGAAGCCGGCCGTGCGGGCGCGGTTCCTGGCGGCGGCGGCCTACCTGGATGTGGCCCCGCGTGTCGTCGAGGTCGTGCGCGACCTCGAGCTGCCCGCCGTGGACACGCGCCTGCGCCGGCCGCAGGAGCACCAGCGCGAGGCGCTCGACGCGCTGGCCGCGCGCTGGGGTCTCGGCGGGTCGCTCGACCGCCTGCTGGCGGCGCTCCCCGACTGA
- a CDS encoding GAF domain-containing protein translates to MNAESLRPGLRLANRARLLQVVNIRTRLVRPSDAPQGFVAGRRNIRVLLVGSGPVVGWGVGSHDLALPGAVARALASSTGRGAVVDVVAHPSAGVRRLRSLVRAATPERYDAVVLSATLADSLRLPDPGRWGERVRAVLREVLAVRGGAAAVAWLGAQPILTSATDDIGPARIAEEHGERLNQVAERVCREEGAHFVALAAPPHAESARPHGPAAYLFWARSIADALSPVLGSLPAEQPPSPQSAAERVEAIDRLRLAERGRDARLDGLVGTAQRTLGTEIAMFTILDDEKEWPISAVGTTPREIPIEQSACLHTIASSDGMVVTDAVDDERFAASPLVTGPAGLRYYAGYPVEAPDGTRIGALCVFSRTPRDAETGEFDLDVLRELALLAQRELWRWQPDAV, encoded by the coding sequence GTGAATGCTGAAAGCCTGAGACCGGGGCTCCGCCTCGCGAACCGGGCGCGGCTGCTGCAGGTCGTCAACATCCGCACCAGGCTGGTGCGCCCGTCGGATGCGCCGCAGGGCTTCGTCGCCGGGCGGCGGAACATCCGCGTGCTGCTGGTGGGCTCGGGACCGGTGGTCGGGTGGGGTGTCGGCAGCCACGATCTCGCGCTCCCCGGAGCCGTGGCGCGGGCGCTGGCCTCGTCGACGGGGCGCGGCGCCGTGGTCGACGTGGTCGCGCATCCGTCCGCCGGCGTCAGGAGGCTGCGATCCCTGGTGCGTGCGGCCACGCCCGAACGCTACGACGCCGTGGTGCTGAGCGCTACGCTCGCGGACTCGCTGCGCCTCCCCGACCCGGGGCGGTGGGGCGAGCGGGTGCGTGCCGTCCTCCGTGAGGTGCTCGCCGTCCGCGGCGGGGCGGCGGCCGTGGCCTGGCTGGGCGCGCAGCCCATCCTGACGTCCGCCACGGACGACATCGGTCCCGCCCGGATCGCCGAGGAGCACGGCGAGCGGCTCAACCAGGTGGCCGAGCGGGTGTGCCGGGAGGAAGGCGCGCATTTCGTCGCCCTGGCGGCCCCGCCGCACGCCGAGTCCGCCCGGCCCCACGGCCCCGCCGCCTACCTCTTCTGGGCCCGCAGCATCGCCGACGCCCTCAGCCCCGTCCTCGGCTCGCTTCCCGCGGAGCAGCCGCCTTCGCCGCAGTCGGCCGCCGAGCGGGTGGAGGCCATCGACCGGTTGCGCCTGGCCGAGCGTGGGCGCGACGCCCGGCTCGACGGCCTGGTGGGCACGGCGCAACGCACCCTCGGCACCGAGATCGCGATGTTCACGATCCTGGACGACGAGAAGGAGTGGCCGATCTCCGCCGTCGGGACCACGCCGCGCGAGATCCCGATCGAGCAGTCGGCCTGTCTCCACACGATCGCCTCGTCCGACGGGATGGTCGTCACCGACGCCGTCGACGACGAGCGCTTCGCCGCCAGCCCGCTCGTGACCGGTCCCGCCGGTCTGCGCTACTACGCCGGCTACCCCGTCGAGGCGCCGGACGGCACCCGCATCGGCGCGCTCTGCGTGTTCAGTCGCACGCCGCGTGACGCCGAGACCGGCGAGTTCGACCTCGACGTGCTCCGGGAGCTCGCCCTCCTCGCCCAGCGCGAGCTCTGGCGCTGGCAGCCCGACGCCGTCTGA
- a CDS encoding aldo/keto reductase, with product MRALTFPGVAVDASNIVLGLMRIEPLSDEEIRALVRSARDEGVTVFDHADIYGDRRHGSERRFGDAGAIPAAERDQVVIQSKVGIRDGYFDFSREHILATVDESLAALRTDYLDLLLLHRPDTLVEPEEVAAAFDALKESGKVRAFGVSNHTPGQIDLLRRYVVQPIVANQVQLSITHAPLIAQGVAANMAGLPQSIDRDNGILDHARLHDITLQAWSPFQKGFFDGVFLGDREQYAELNDVIDELAADYGVTPTAIATAWITRHPAGIQVVLGTTNAQRVRDAAAGSELPLTREEWYRLFRASGHTLP from the coding sequence ATGCGAGCTCTCACCTTCCCCGGCGTCGCCGTCGACGCATCCAACATCGTCCTCGGTCTGATGCGCATCGAGCCCCTCTCCGACGAGGAGATCCGCGCACTCGTCCGCAGCGCCCGGGACGAGGGCGTCACGGTCTTCGATCACGCCGACATCTACGGCGACCGGCGCCACGGCAGCGAGCGGCGGTTCGGGGATGCGGGAGCGATCCCGGCCGCCGAGCGCGACCAGGTCGTCATCCAGTCCAAGGTCGGCATCCGCGACGGCTATTTCGACTTCTCGCGCGAGCACATCCTGGCCACCGTGGACGAGTCGCTCGCGGCCCTTCGCACCGACTACCTCGACCTCCTGCTCCTGCACCGTCCCGACACGCTCGTCGAGCCGGAGGAAGTCGCCGCCGCCTTCGACGCACTGAAGGAGTCGGGCAAGGTGCGCGCGTTCGGCGTCTCGAACCACACGCCGGGGCAGATCGACCTGCTGCGCCGGTACGTCGTGCAGCCCATCGTCGCCAACCAGGTGCAGCTCAGCATCACGCACGCCCCGCTCATCGCCCAGGGCGTCGCCGCCAACATGGCGGGCCTGCCGCAGTCCATCGACCGCGACAACGGCATCCTGGATCACGCGCGCCTCCACGACATCACCCTGCAGGCCTGGTCGCCGTTCCAGAAGGGGTTCTTCGACGGCGTCTTCCTCGGCGACCGCGAGCAGTACGCGGAGCTGAACGATGTCATCGACGAGCTCGCCGCCGACTACGGAGTCACGCCCACCGCGATCGCCACGGCCTGGATCACCCGGCACCCCGCCGGCATCCAGGTCGTCCTCGGCACCACCAACGCCCAGCGCGTCCGTGACGCCGCCGCCGGGTCGGAGCTCCCGCTCACCCGCGAGGAGTGGTACCGCCTGTTCCGCGCGTCCGGGCACACGCTGCCCTGA
- a CDS encoding TetR family transcriptional regulator — protein MTMTPEMQLAVQDFRAETDLGARRAPARPRYVVHALGRDFRVSDEMAQIFVRQVERVAHDDSSALVVLRHEEGVELLLVTDDNSFSIRTLA, from the coding sequence ATGACGATGACACCGGAGATGCAGCTTGCCGTGCAGGACTTCCGCGCCGAGACCGACCTGGGCGCCCGCCGTGCCCCCGCCCGGCCGCGCTACGTGGTGCACGCGCTGGGCAGGGACTTCCGGGTCAGCGACGAGATGGCGCAGATCTTCGTGCGCCAGGTGGAGCGGGTGGCACACGACGACAGCTCCGCCCTCGTCGTGTTGCGTCACGAGGAGGGCGTCGAGTTGCTGCTCGTGACCGACGACAACTCGTTCAGCATCCGCACGTTGGCGTAG
- a CDS encoding tetratricopeptide repeat protein, translating into MPAADDALDARLATIFSARDRTRMAPTIAAFLQVLAEHPDDARVLYEVGGSYDTAGEEETAAGYYERALAGGLDGETLRRCLLQYGSTLRNLGRFDESLAVLDRALAEFPDSESVRVWHALSLHAAGRSDAAVAALMDLAADRIRTPDLLRYEQALRGNAEYLRGVDRERGDAAANASEQAHRH; encoded by the coding sequence ATGCCCGCAGCCGACGACGCCCTCGACGCACGCCTCGCCACGATCTTCTCCGCCCGCGATCGCACGCGCATGGCCCCCACGATCGCCGCGTTCCTGCAGGTGCTCGCCGAGCATCCCGACGACGCGCGGGTGCTGTACGAGGTCGGCGGCTCGTACGACACGGCCGGCGAGGAGGAGACCGCAGCCGGCTACTACGAACGCGCCCTCGCTGGAGGCCTCGACGGCGAGACCCTGCGCAGATGCCTGCTCCAGTACGGCAGCACCCTGCGCAACCTCGGCCGCTTCGACGAGTCGCTCGCTGTGCTCGACCGCGCCCTCGCGGAGTTCCCCGACTCCGAGTCGGTGCGCGTCTGGCACGCCCTGTCGCTCCACGCCGCGGGACGCAGCGACGCCGCGGTCGCCGCGCTCATGGACCTGGCCGCCGACCGCATCCGCACCCCCGACCTCCTGCGCTACGAGCAGGCGCTGCGCGGGAACGCGGAGTACCTGCGCGGAGTGGACCGGGAGCGGGGCGACGCGGCGGCGAACGCGTCCGAGCAGGCGCACCGGCACTGA
- a CDS encoding FAD-dependent oxidoreductase, producing the protein MTVDTIVIGAGVVGAAAARSLVEAGSRVLLLEAFDRGHDRGSSHGASRIFRHGYDAADYVQLTVRAAAGWQRLERQTGRTVFDRTGALDHGDPRALDAIAAAMTAEALPSERLRGSEAAERWPGLRFEDDVLFSPGGGRLRAADAIDALLDTAAAAGADLRFGVRVASIASDGDGVVVTADDGEHHAARLVIAAGSWTPGLAGGWLSRNGAALPDVRVTEEQPAHFPLLPGPASDEGVWPSFVHHPTDPEVPSVYGLLTPGEGVKVGVHGGGPVVDPGDRDRTIDLVRLERLQRYVAEWVPGVDASRPASISCLYDTTPDSDFVLDRVGPVTVAAGFSGHGFKFGPALGDVLARLALHGERAPERFRLAVASPG; encoded by the coding sequence ATGACCGTCGACACCATCGTCATCGGAGCCGGCGTCGTGGGCGCCGCAGCGGCTCGCTCCCTCGTCGAGGCCGGCTCCCGCGTGCTGCTGCTCGAGGCGTTCGACCGCGGGCACGACCGCGGCTCGTCGCACGGCGCCAGCCGCATCTTCCGCCACGGCTACGACGCCGCGGACTACGTACAGCTCACCGTGCGCGCCGCCGCGGGCTGGCAGCGGCTGGAGAGGCAGACAGGGCGCACGGTCTTCGATCGCACCGGCGCCCTCGACCACGGCGATCCGCGCGCGCTCGACGCCATCGCCGCCGCCATGACGGCGGAGGCCCTCCCCTCCGAGCGTCTGCGGGGCTCCGAGGCGGCGGAGCGCTGGCCCGGATTGCGGTTCGAAGACGACGTGCTGTTCAGCCCCGGCGGGGGCAGGCTGCGCGCTGCGGACGCGATCGATGCGCTCCTCGACACGGCCGCGGCGGCCGGAGCAGACCTGCGCTTCGGTGTGCGGGTGGCGTCCATCGCCAGCGACGGGGACGGTGTCGTCGTGACGGCGGACGACGGCGAGCACCATGCCGCCCGTCTGGTGATCGCCGCGGGCTCGTGGACACCGGGGCTCGCGGGCGGATGGCTCTCGCGCAACGGTGCCGCGCTCCCCGACGTGCGCGTGACCGAGGAGCAGCCCGCACACTTCCCGCTGCTGCCCGGCCCCGCATCCGACGAGGGCGTCTGGCCGAGCTTCGTGCACCATCCGACCGACCCCGAGGTTCCGAGCGTCTACGGCCTGCTGACCCCGGGCGAGGGCGTCAAAGTCGGCGTGCACGGCGGCGGCCCCGTCGTCGACCCCGGCGACCGCGACCGCACCATCGACCTGGTGCGCTTGGAACGCCTGCAGAGGTACGTCGCCGAATGGGTCCCCGGTGTCGACGCGTCCCGCCCCGCCTCCATCAGCTGCCTCTACGACACCACGCCCGACTCCGACTTCGTGCTCGACCGCGTCGGCCCGGTCACGGTCGCCGCGGGTTTCTCGGGCCACGGGTTCAAGTTCGGCCCCGCGCTCGGCGACGTGCTCGCCCGGCTCGCCCTGCACGGCGAGCGCGCGCCGGAGCGGTTCCGGCTGGCGGTGGCGTCGCCGGGCTGA
- a CDS encoding tryptophan-rich sensory protein: MAADRVRQIAVIAAAAAAVVGAVVGSGLLGGTSIARAAGGALSADATLVAPAGPAFAVWSVIYAGLVLYAIWQALPSQASRARQRVAGYWMAASLLLNAAWILVVQAGLLVLSVVVIAALLVVLVVTFARLIARPGGTTADAVLFDGVAGLYLGWVMVATVANVAAGLTAAGFDGFGWSAHAWGLAVVAVVALLGCALALWDGGRLAPAASSAWGLAWIGVARLDGALPSAPVAAAAFAAAALIVLVAVAARVAHRSRPSRRTRR, encoded by the coding sequence ATGGCGGCAGACCGCGTCCGTCAGATCGCGGTGATCGCCGCCGCGGCGGCGGCCGTCGTCGGGGCGGTGGTGGGTTCCGGGCTCCTGGGCGGGACCTCCATCGCCCGTGCGGCCGGCGGCGCCCTGAGCGCCGACGCGACGCTCGTCGCGCCCGCCGGGCCTGCGTTCGCCGTCTGGTCCGTCATCTACGCAGGCCTCGTGCTCTATGCGATCTGGCAGGCGCTCCCCTCGCAAGCGTCGCGCGCGCGGCAGCGGGTCGCCGGCTACTGGATGGCCGCCTCGCTGCTGCTCAACGCCGCCTGGATCCTCGTGGTGCAGGCGGGCCTCCTCGTGCTGAGCGTGGTCGTCATCGCCGCGCTGCTCGTGGTGCTCGTCGTGACGTTCGCGCGCCTGATCGCCCGGCCGGGCGGCACGACCGCCGACGCGGTGCTGTTCGACGGCGTGGCGGGCCTCTACCTCGGCTGGGTGATGGTCGCCACGGTGGCGAACGTCGCCGCGGGGCTCACGGCGGCCGGGTTCGACGGGTTCGGCTGGAGCGCGCACGCGTGGGGCCTCGCGGTCGTGGCGGTGGTGGCCCTGCTCGGCTGTGCGCTCGCGCTCTGGGACGGCGGGCGACTCGCCCCCGCCGCATCCTCCGCCTGGGGTCTCGCCTGGATCGGGGTCGCCCGCCTCGACGGAGCCCTCCCGTCGGCGCCTGTCGCCGCGGCCGCGTTCGCGGCGGCCGCCCTGATCGTGCTGGTGGCGGTCGCGGCGCGGGTGGCCCACCGCTCCCGGCCGTCCCGTCGCACTCGACGCTGA
- a CDS encoding DUF3887 domain-containing protein → MTAERDAVAALAAAAKTLAEQAGNAADRGHWLELVAHAVALRADADAALAALVDAARAAGATWQDLGRTLGTSRQAAFQRFGHPVDPRTGEPMDTTPLAGADALATEIFGELAAGRYDAVVARFDERMAEGLDAAGLGAVWAQIASAVGAFDAADEPVARRMGDLTVVDVPLRFEAGEMVGRVSLHPDRRVGGLFVLDPAQLAESSGDIA, encoded by the coding sequence ATGACAGCAGAACGGGATGCGGTGGCCGCGCTCGCGGCCGCCGCGAAGACGCTGGCCGAGCAGGCGGGCAACGCGGCCGACCGGGGGCACTGGCTCGAGCTGGTCGCGCATGCGGTCGCCCTGCGCGCCGACGCCGACGCGGCTCTCGCCGCCCTGGTCGACGCGGCGCGCGCCGCCGGGGCGACCTGGCAGGACCTCGGCCGCACGCTCGGCACGAGCAGGCAGGCGGCCTTCCAGCGCTTCGGGCATCCCGTGGATCCGCGGACAGGAGAACCCATGGACACGACACCACTGGCCGGCGCCGACGCGCTGGCGACCGAGATCTTCGGCGAACTTGCCGCCGGCCGGTACGACGCCGTCGTCGCACGCTTCGACGAACGCATGGCGGAGGGGCTGGATGCGGCCGGACTGGGCGCGGTGTGGGCGCAGATCGCCAGCGCGGTCGGGGCCTTCGACGCCGCGGACGAGCCCGTGGCGCGCCGGATGGGCGATCTGACGGTGGTCGACGTGCCGCTCCGCTTCGAGGCGGGCGAGATGGTCGGACGGGTGTCGCTGCATCCCGACCGGCGGGTCGGCGGCCTGTTCGTGCTCGACCCGGCGCAGCTGGCCGAGTCGTCGGGAGACATCGCATGA
- a CDS encoding CPBP family intramembrane glutamic endopeptidase, translating to MSAAQPATAVGGGGTGAPAGARPDRPPRVPWLAVVAYVVVAFGLAWLVTLPLWLGGGLTAPFAGVLLIAMMFTPTIGALVAVFLVQRPRPRSVPEYLGMWPLRPAWRLIGLSLAGIFGSILVSVAAVFLAAAFGAVRLDLTGFSGFSELLHSQLAAAGVQQELPLPIGVLVLIQLLTIPFGALINSVATVGEELGWRGWLLPSLRPLGTWPALLISGVLWGLWHSPIILLGYNFGEPNLLGVLLMTLGCTAYGVLIGWLRLRSGSVWPAVFAHGAFNASAGVGALLLAAGSPASPAALLPLGWTGWIVCTVIAVVLVLCGQFRRQPTLVRRAPLPAR from the coding sequence ATGAGCGCCGCGCAGCCCGCCACCGCCGTCGGCGGCGGCGGCACCGGAGCCCCCGCAGGCGCACGCCCCGATCGCCCGCCGCGGGTGCCGTGGCTCGCCGTGGTCGCCTATGTCGTCGTCGCCTTCGGGCTCGCCTGGCTGGTGACGCTGCCGCTCTGGCTCGGCGGCGGCCTCACCGCCCCGTTCGCGGGCGTGCTCCTGATCGCGATGATGTTCACCCCGACCATCGGCGCCCTGGTCGCCGTGTTCCTCGTGCAGCGCCCGCGTCCACGATCGGTGCCGGAATATCTGGGGATGTGGCCCCTGCGCCCCGCCTGGCGGCTCATCGGCCTCTCGCTCGCCGGCATCTTCGGCTCCATCCTCGTCTCGGTGGCCGCCGTGTTCCTGGCGGCGGCGTTCGGTGCCGTCCGGCTCGACCTCACCGGCTTCTCCGGCTTCTCCGAGCTGCTGCACTCCCAGCTCGCCGCCGCCGGCGTGCAGCAGGAGCTGCCCCTGCCGATCGGCGTCCTCGTGCTGATCCAGCTGCTGACCATCCCGTTCGGCGCGTTGATCAACAGCGTCGCGACCGTCGGCGAGGAGCTCGGCTGGCGCGGCTGGCTGCTCCCCAGCCTCCGCCCGCTCGGCACCTGGCCGGCGCTCCTGATCAGTGGCGTGCTGTGGGGCCTCTGGCACAGTCCGATCATCCTGCTCGGCTACAACTTCGGCGAGCCGAACCTCCTGGGCGTACTGCTGATGACCCTCGGCTGCACCGCCTACGGCGTGCTCATCGGCTGGCTCCGCCTCCGCTCCGGATCCGTGTGGCCCGCCGTCTTCGCCCACGGCGCCTTCAACGCGTCAGCCGGGGTCGGCGCTCTGCTGCTCGCCGCCGGTTCCCCGGCCTCGCCCGCCGCGCTGCTCCCCCTCGGCTGGACCGGCTGGATCGTCTGCACCGTCATCGCCGTCGTGCTCGTGCTCTGCGGTCAGTTCCGCCGCCAGCCGACGCTGGTCAGGAGGGCGCCGCTGCCCGCACGGTGA